A portion of the Oncorhynchus gorbuscha isolate QuinsamMale2020 ecotype Even-year linkage group LG07, OgorEven_v1.0, whole genome shotgun sequence genome contains these proteins:
- the LOC124039253 gene encoding toll-like receptor 9: MSLYFSNIFSIQRRQFFCMKNLEELNLKYNQISTIDNFAFLGLQKLKVLNLGHNQLSEIKSFNFFDLHCLEYLNLEANPLVHIEALSFAHLSSIQNVSLGDLNFPPESKIELNLTCVFGSIPRGLTYLYISSGRRPMTLIIGSDGAPNPGLDLHVHGETVSFQDCERPFFRAVVELTARTEWILCGSIFAGSYFKLLQCFKLESMLSTLFVDLTSLNTLVHLRDLQLIGVDLNRQTGLAIMFHNLTRLETLMLLGCRIDYLEKDLSKDLVIERITFGY; encoded by the coding sequence ATGTCATTGTATTTTAGTAATATTTTTAGCATACAACGTAGACAGTTCTTTTGCATGAAAAACCTGGAAGAACTTAACTTGAAATATAATCAAATCTCCACCATCGACAACTTTGCCTTTCTGGGATTGCAGAAGTTAAAGGTTTTAAATCTAGGTCATAACCAGTTATCTGAAATCAAATCATTTAATTTCTTTGATCTGCACTGCTTAGAGTACCTCAATCTGGAGGCAAATCCATTGGTGCACATTGAGGCATTATCTTTTGCTCACCTTAGTTCAATACAGAATGTGTCTCTGGGAGACCTGAACTTCCCTCCAGAATCCAAGATTGAGCTGAATCTGACATGTGTATTTGGCAGCATACCTCGGGGGCTGACATACCTCTACATCAGCTCTGGCAGAAGGCCCATGACTCTTATTATTGGCAGCGATGGTGCCCCAAACCCAGGCTTGGACCTGCATGTCCACGGCGAGACAGTGTCTTTTCAAGACTGTGAGAGGCCATTCTTTAGGGCTGTCGTTGAGCTAACTGCAAGGACAGAGTGGATCCTTTGTGGGTCCATCTTTGCTGGGAGCTACTTCAAGTTACTTCAATGCTTCAAGCTGGAATCAATGCTCTCAACTTTATTTGTGGATCTAACTAGCCTGAATACACTTGTGCACTTGAGGGATTTGCAACTTATAGGAGTAGACCTCAATCGGCAGACTGGTCTTGCGATCATGTTTCACAATTTGACCAGACTGGAGACTCTGATGCTCCTTGGCTGCAGGATCGACTACCTGGAAAAGGACCTGAGCAAAGACTTAGTCATTGAGAGAATTACGTTTGGTTATTAA